A section of the Paramisgurnus dabryanus chromosome 4, PD_genome_1.1, whole genome shotgun sequence genome encodes:
- the g3bp2a gene encoding ras GTPase-activating protein-binding protein 2, with product MVMEKPSPLLVGREFVRQYYTLLNKAPDFLHRFYGRNSSFVHGGLDSNGQLSEAVYGQAEIHKKVLSLQFSECHTKIRHVDAHATLNDGVVVQVMGELSNSGQPMRKFLQTFVLAPEGSVANKFYVHNDIFRYEDEVFGDSEVEIDEESEEEIDEQEDRQLSPEPLQESPSNATYYETHPVSCSNGVEEAHEEPVMDTESEVSQEPKPEELKVEEKILEEFEEKAPSPVPVLSPPHIQEPPKTFSWASVTSKNLPLSGTVPSSGSSPHVVKAPNSQPRLETKLDASPALIHPCDQRVRDRPFVNLRGPRSDGISESQTGKPHFSFVNKGRSDESSEIDNRRLFRYPDSHQLFVGNLPHDIDESELKDFFMTFGNVVELRINTKGTGGKIPNFGFVVFDDSEPVQRILGIKPIMFRGEVRLNVEEKKTRAMRERETRGGEDRRDARRNDRGAGGPRGIARSGMMRDRDGRGPPSRGGAVPKPGVGTSKGAGLSEGRFAAGPRR from the exons ATGGTGATGGAGAAGCCCAGTCCCCTGCTGGTAGGGCGGGAGTTCGTAAGACAGTATTACACACTGCTCAATAAAGCACCAGACTTTCTGCATAG ATTTTATGGGAGAAACTCATCTTTCGTCCACGGTGGACTGGATTCGAATGGGCAGCTGTCAGAGGCAGTGTATGGACAAGCT GAGATACATAAGAAGGTATTGTCCCTGCAATTCAGTGAGTGCCACACAAAAATCCGACATGTGGATGCCCATGCCACCCTGAACGATGGTGTGGTTGTCCAGGTAATGGGAGAACTTTCCAATAGTGGACAACCTATGCGGAAGTTCCTACAGACATTTGTGCTGGCCCCAGAG GGTTCTGTGGCAAACAAATTTTACGTTCACAATGACATCTTTCGATATGAGGATGAAGTTTTTGGGGACTCTGAGGTTGAAATTGATGAAG AGTCAGAAGAAGAGATTGATGAGCAGGAAGACAGGCAACTGTCACCTGAACCTCTCCAGGAGAGTCCTAGTAATGCTACCTACTATGAAACACATCCTGTGAG CTGTAGCAATGGTGTTGAAGAAGCACATGAGGAGCCAGTAATGGATACAGAGTCTGAAGTTTCACAGGAACCCAAGCCCGAGGAGCTTAAGGTTGAGGAGAAAATTCTAGAGGAGTTTGAGGAGAAGGCACCATCACCGGTTCCCGTGTTATCCCCGCCTCACATACAAGAACCACCTAAG ACTTTCTCTTGGGCCTCCGTGACAAGCAAAAATTTGCCTCTTAGTGGGACTGTTCCGTCCTCTGGAAGTTCACCCCATGTTGTCAAAGCACCAAACTCACAG CCCAGACTTGAGACCAAGCTTGACGCTTCACCAGCTTTAATTCATCCATGTGACCAGCGTGTCCGTGACAGACCCTTTGTAAACTTGAGAGGACCTAGATCTg ATGGCATCTCGGAATCTCAAACTGGAAAACCACATTTCAGCTTCGTAAATAAAG GAAGAAGTGATGAGTCGAGTGAGATTGACAACAGAAGGCTCTTCCGGTATCCAGACAGTCATCAGCTATTTGTTGGAAATCTTCCTCATGACATTGATGAGAGTGAACTCAAAGACTTCTTTATGA CATTTGGAAATGTTGTTGAGTTACGAATTAACACCAAAGGCACTGGAGGAAAGATACCCAACTTTGGCTTTGTTGTCTTTGATGATTCAGAACCGGTGCAAAGAATTTTAGGAATCAAA CCCATTATGTTCCGTGGTGAGGTGCGTCTCAACGTGGAGGAAAAAAAGACGAGGGCCATGCGTGAACGGGAAACTCGTGGTGGAGAGGATCGAAGAGACGCAAGGCGTAATGATCGAGGTGCAGGTGGGCCGCGTGGCATTGCCAGAAGTGGTATGATGCGAGACCGCGATGGCAGGGGTCCACCGTCGCGAGGTGGTGCTGTACCTAAACCAGGCGTGGGGACTAGTAAAGGTGCTGGTCTGAGTGAGGGTCGTTTTGCTGCCGGTCCCCGGCGTTGA